GTTCATGCTTATGGAATTGCTGTCCTAGGTACAGCGTGCTTCGTTCTTGCCTTAGTTATTTTGCAAGGATCACCCTTCGCCGCTGGACCGCAGTTCGATGGACTTTTAAGATTTAATTTGTCTCGTTCCGCGGATGAACAGCGGGCTGTCGAGAACATCCTGGAGGAAAAGTGCCGCCACTTCGCATTGGCAACGATTCGCGAAGTTGGTCAGGGCGAGCGTCTTGATTTTTCTTACCAAGTTCGTTTGAAACCTCAGGCAACTTCTGCACAGCTTGTTGAAGATCTCGGAAAAGTTCAGTCCGTCCGAGGCTTGAATTTTATGAATCAAGAATCGGTCATTGAGGTTTAATATGAAAACATTCAAGTCGGTTGTTCGTTCCCTTTTTCAAGACATCGTAGGTACAGACAATAAACTTCTTTTCTTTTCTTGGTGTACCGCTGTCTTTCTCGTGCTTACTTTAGGCGTTGTTTTAAGTTCTGAATCGGTGAGTATACTAGGGGTTGCCGAGTCCCGAGAATACCAGGTGAATTTTTCAGATTCTGTCGAGATCAAGCACGTGCACGTCATTCCCAGTCAGATCGTTAAAAAAGGCGATTTGCTTTTGGAACTAGGTCAGTCGGATTTGGATTTGCAATTGCGAGTTCTACGTTCCAAATACGATAAGCTCATCGCGGAAATGAAGCTGCGTAAACAATTATCGGAGCTGGCGCGAGACAAAGTGTATCTTTCGGAAGGAGCGGATCCGCTTCAGGTTGATATCACGGATACCA
This region of Bdellovibrio sp. 22V genomic DNA includes:
- a CDS encoding DUF4956 domain-containing protein; translation: MLDFSVLNSSFSNPTWISIIYAFLLSFILGTVLAIVYVKTFRGLSYSLNFLHGLVLLPIVIAIAMQAIGDNVARGIGMIGALSLLRFRTNVKDPRDMFFIFASLAVGLASGVHAYGIAVLGTACFVLALVILQGSPFAAGPQFDGLLRFNLSRSADEQRAVENILEEKCRHFALATIREVGQGERLDFSYQVRLKPQATSAQLVEDLGKVQSVRGLNFMNQESVIEV